One Numenius arquata chromosome 13, bNumArq3.hap1.1, whole genome shotgun sequence genomic region harbors:
- the NUDT19 gene encoding acyl-coenzyme A diphosphatase NUDT19: MNSRLRHWREAATLLLAAGRPGRPPRSPSGPSDYELLLLRRSPRSGFMPGAHVFPGGLVEAADFSAEWLGLLPAPPLCGLGPVRPPPPGSSRAPLFTTDRARLGSPLPGEVAFRICAIRETFEEAGILLLVPGSGPAAGGGPAPPLPAERWPPAAELSEWRRRVRRDPRCFLELCRRLGCAPDIWALQEWSNWLTPVGRAGGRRYDTAFYLCCLQRRPPHASQDDQEVTALLWSSPPEAIERFKSQEIWFAPPQFYELCRLCNFSSLRELHQFSSDRALEGCERWMPVMLTASDGYIQLLPGDELYPEDPDYTGEKKVIMSTDKKVEDLMKEGSVFHRIVIKNINNLAVYVNIQAKYKHKNPVMIDSHCSDYNSRL, from the exons ATGAACTCGCGGCTGCGGCACTGGCGGGAGGCGGCGACGCTGCTGCTggcggcggggaggccggggcggccgccgcgctccccgtCCGGCCCCTCGGActatgagctgctgctgctgcggcgcaGCCCCCGCAGCGGCTTCATGCCCGGCGCCCACGTCTTCCCGGGCGGGCTGGTGGAGGCGGCGGACTTCTCGGCCgagtggctggggctgctgcccgccccgccgctctgCGGGCTGGGCCCCGTCAGGCCGCCGCCTCCGGGCAGCAGCCGAGCCCCGCTCTTCACCACCGACCGGGCGCGGCTGGGCTCGCCTCTGCCGGGGGAAGTCGCCTTCCGCATCTGCGCCATCAGGGAGACCTTCGAGGAGGCGGGAATCCTGCTGCTGGTGCCGGGgagcggcccggcggcgggcggcggcccggccccgccgctgcccgcggaGCGCTGGCCCCCCGCCGCCGAGCTGAGCGAGTGGCGGCGGCGGGTGCGGCGGGACCCGCGCTGCTTCCTGGAGCTGTGCCGGCGCCTCGGCTGCGCCCCCGACATCTGGGCGCTGCAGGAGTGGAGCAACTGGCTGACCCCCGTCGGCAGGGCCGGCGGCCGGCGCTACGACACCGCCTTCTACCTGTGCTGCCTGCAGCGGCGGCCGCCCCACGCCTCGCAGGACGACCAGGAGGTGACAGCTCTCCTG TGGTCATCACCTCCAGAAGCCATTGAACGCTTTAAATCTCAAGAAATATGGTTTGCTCCACCTCAGTTCTATGAGCTGTGTCGGCTGTGCAACTTCTCTTCGCTCCGTGAGTTACACCAGTTCAGCTCTGACCGGGCTCTAGAGGGATGTGAACGTTGGATGCCCGTGATGTTAACTGCTTCCGATGGCTACATTCAGCTACTGCCAG GAGATGAGTTATATCCAGAAGATCCAGAttatacaggagaaaaaaaagtaatcatgtCAACAGATAAGAAAGTTGAAGATCTCATGAAAGAGGGTAGTGTATTTCACAGGATAGTAATAAAAAACATCAACAATCTTGCTGTCTATGTTAATATTCAAGCAAAATATAAACATAAGAATCCAGTGATGATAGATTCTCATTGTTCAGATTACAATAGCAGACTGTAA